From a region of the SAR324 cluster bacterium genome:
- a CDS encoding FAD-dependent thymidylate synthase: MKTHENFTSEEQALLSRYVTNTDKTIFVLTNLPEVIKGALFSRYSRSTLGLRQLLLREFIQNEESEFHAIQGTQSSDKSQEQSILAIERAQNFYDRILDGYGDDSIGELGGAHLALENISILATKIIEDCRIGGSPLEKSTRYVDFSQKVNGDYLFYKNSRLLESHHKDRYLEINRYLFDTYTSMIEPVTKFVEYLMPHTEGVNDAAYKRSVKAKALDLLRGLLPASTMTNMGVYGNGRFFETLISKMHVQEIGELQHIGQDCFEELSKVIPSFIRRSHPEHRHFKNFQEFFLKNRTLIKSSCNRYLSGKPTTTSGVQLVDYDTDAENKLLTALLYPHTELSMTQLMEIMRKLPLSEKVALIDQHANLREHRRHKPGRALEQIFYTFDIVGDYGMYRDLQRHRMLTQERQLLSTHLGYITPPEIEHSRMAPKYHEAMSKAAEVYEKIAEDFPVDAQYVVPLAYNIRWFMHINLRSLMWLVELRSTPQGHESYRKIAQSMYHEIERAHPLLIKYLKFTDLKEYTLGRLDSEIRQEQKNDPGL, encoded by the coding sequence ATGAAAACACATGAAAATTTTACATCTGAAGAACAAGCACTTCTCAGCAGATATGTAACCAATACAGACAAAACCATTTTTGTTCTGACAAACCTGCCTGAAGTGATCAAAGGAGCGTTATTTTCACGCTACTCACGTTCAACCCTTGGTCTTCGTCAACTCCTGCTCCGTGAATTTATTCAGAATGAAGAATCTGAATTTCACGCTATTCAGGGAACACAATCCTCTGATAAAAGTCAGGAACAATCTATTTTGGCGATTGAACGTGCCCAAAATTTTTATGACAGGATTCTTGACGGTTATGGAGATGACTCCATCGGTGAACTGGGTGGAGCCCACCTTGCTCTGGAAAATATTTCTATCTTGGCTACCAAAATTATTGAGGATTGTCGTATTGGTGGCTCTCCGCTTGAAAAATCCACCCGCTACGTTGATTTTAGTCAAAAGGTGAATGGTGATTATCTGTTTTATAAAAATTCTCGCCTGCTCGAATCTCATCACAAGGATCGGTATCTTGAAATCAACCGGTATTTGTTTGACACCTATACCTCCATGATTGAACCGGTAACAAAGTTTGTAGAATATCTGATGCCACACACTGAGGGCGTGAACGATGCCGCCTATAAACGTTCTGTTAAAGCCAAGGCTCTGGATTTGCTCAGGGGATTGTTACCGGCGTCAACCATGACCAATATGGGCGTGTATGGGAATGGTAGATTTTTTGAGACCTTAATCTCAAAAATGCATGTGCAGGAAATTGGAGAGTTACAGCATATTGGACAGGATTGTTTTGAAGAATTATCCAAGGTTATCCCCTCTTTTATTCGCCGATCTCATCCGGAACATCGTCATTTCAAAAATTTTCAGGAATTTTTTCTTAAAAACAGAACTTTAATAAAAAGTTCCTGCAATCGCTATTTGTCAGGCAAACCAACCACCACTTCAGGTGTCCAATTAGTAGATTATGATACTGATGCTGAAAATAAACTGTTAACGGCACTTTTATATCCTCACACAGAATTATCCATGACTCAACTCATGGAAATCATGCGTAAGTTACCACTGTCTGAAAAAGTCGCCTTGATTGACCAACACGCAAATTTACGTGAGCATCGAAGACATAAACCCGGAAGAGCATTGGAGCAGATTTTTTATACGTTTGATATTGTTGGCGACTATGGAATGTATCGTGATCTTCAACGCCACCGAATGTTAACCCAGGAACGCCAATTATTGTCAACCCACCTTGGCTATATCACCCCACCTGAAATTGAACATTCCCGTATGGCCCCTAAATATCATGAGGCCATGTCAAAAGCCGCTGAGGTTTATGAAAAAATCGCTGAAGATTTTCCTGTTGACGCACAATATGTTGTTCCTTTGGCCTATAACATTCGCTGGTTTATGCATATCAATCTGCGATCATTGATGTGGTTGGTAGAATTGAGAAGTACTCCACAAGGTCATGAAAGTTATCGTAAAATTGCACAATCCATGTATCACGAAATTGAACGCGCTCATCCATTGCTCATCAAATATCTTAAATTTACGGATTTAAAGGAATATACCTTGGGACGTTTGGACTCAGAAATTCGTCAAGAACAAAAAAATGATCCTGGTCTGTAA
- a CDS encoding histone deacetylase encodes MKTGFYFDPVFFRHETGLHPENSKRLESIENKVVSSELYSKLEKRSAVKASPQEISTIHSYNLIAEVEDACSSGLSYIGTTDCTISPQTYDVALYAAGTVIEAVTQVSENQMDNAFCAVRPPGHHAEYDQAMGFCFFNNIAIAAEFLLKNFGYQRIAIIDIDVHHGNGTQHIFEDRKDVLYVSIHQDPRTCYPGTGFAHENGRGEGKGYTLNYPMRPGDGDREYTEVFKNYLIPACKEYKPEFILVSAGFDAHEDDPLAFMNLSDAGFRMMFNELKKLAEHCSQGKIVSVLEGGYAYDALSRCVLDHLTIFQQDQLESD; translated from the coding sequence ATGAAAACCGGCTTTTATTTTGATCCTGTTTTTTTTAGACACGAGACAGGACTCCATCCTGAAAATTCCAAACGCCTAGAATCTATTGAAAACAAAGTTGTTTCAAGCGAACTGTATTCAAAATTAGAAAAGCGTTCTGCCGTAAAAGCATCTCCTCAGGAAATCAGCACGATCCATTCTTATAATTTAATCGCTGAAGTAGAAGACGCTTGCTCTTCGGGTCTTAGTTATATTGGAACTACCGACTGCACCATTTCTCCTCAAACCTATGACGTTGCCCTTTACGCGGCTGGAACCGTGATTGAGGCCGTTACTCAGGTTTCTGAAAATCAAATGGATAATGCTTTTTGCGCTGTTCGTCCCCCAGGACATCATGCTGAATACGACCAGGCAATGGGCTTCTGTTTTTTCAACAATATCGCCATTGCCGCAGAGTTTTTATTAAAGAATTTCGGGTATCAACGGATTGCGATTATTGATATTGATGTCCACCATGGAAATGGTACCCAACACATTTTTGAAGACCGAAAAGATGTCCTTTATGTAAGCATCCATCAAGACCCGCGCACTTGCTATCCGGGAACCGGATTTGCACATGAAAACGGAAGAGGCGAAGGAAAAGGCTACACCCTGAATTATCCGATGAGACCAGGAGATGGTGACAGGGAATATACTGAAGTCTTCAAGAATTATTTGATTCCGGCCTGTAAAGAATATAAACCGGAATTTATACTGGTTTCAGCAGGATTTGACGCTCATGAAGATGATCCTTTGGCCTTCATGAATCTAAGTGACGCAGGATTCAGAATGATGTTCAACGAATTAAAAAAACTCGCTGAACATTGCTCTCAAGGCAAAATTGTAAGTGTGCTGGAAGGAGGGTATGCCTATGATGCTTTATCTCGATGTGTGCTTGATCATTTGACTATTTTTCAACAAGACCAACTGGAAAGTGATTGA
- a CDS encoding methylated-DNA--[protein]-cysteine S-methyltransferase translates to MFVYNSPLGPLLVEERNGFLTRLDYQENVESDQIKEQQITPVLQQTILQLGEYFQGNRKIFDLPLLLDGTPFQKKAWEVLQTIPFGKTISYEEQAVQMGLKSWARAAGQANGMNPVAIIVPCHRVIGKDGSLTGYSSGVDKKKWLLDFESKLVSK, encoded by the coding sequence ATGTTTGTCTATAATTCTCCGTTAGGACCTCTTCTGGTTGAAGAACGAAATGGATTCCTGACGAGGCTTGATTATCAAGAGAATGTGGAATCGGATCAAATCAAGGAACAACAAATCACTCCTGTTCTTCAGCAAACAATTCTGCAACTTGGTGAATATTTTCAAGGAAATAGAAAAATATTTGATTTACCCCTTCTTTTAGATGGGACACCTTTCCAAAAAAAAGCATGGGAGGTATTGCAAACCATTCCCTTTGGTAAAACGATCAGTTATGAAGAACAAGCCGTTCAAATGGGACTAAAATCATGGGCTCGAGCTGCAGGACAGGCTAATGGAATGAATCCGGTGGCAATTATTGTTCCATGTCATCGGGTGATAGGAAAAGATGGCAGTTTGACAGGCTATTCAAGCGGAGTTGACAAGAAAAAATGGTTGCTTGATTTTGAAAGCAAGCTTGTATCGAAATAG
- a CDS encoding glycosyltransferase family 2 protein: MPILLEAIEKERTLHSWNLELIMVDDGSSDNSFDMMKQLHTSYPYIRGFRLSRNFGHQAAVRTGLSLCQGDYIAIIDDDLQDPPSLLSGFFKYLDEGFDVAYGVRRKRKESWFKVYAYNAFYRILKILSDIDMPLDTGDFCVMKKEVVKQMLQLSEQNPFLRGIRAWVGFKQTGVEYERSERLAGESGYSIKKLFKIAFDGIFSFSRVPLRIITIIGTLGLIITVSYTSYILIKYFSIGVVQPGFVTLIIMIMFFGSLNLACVGILGEYISRIYSETQRRPHAIIAECID; this comes from the coding sequence ATGCCAATTCTTCTGGAGGCGATAGAAAAGGAAAGAACGCTTCATTCATGGAATTTGGAATTGATCATGGTGGATGATGGAAGTTCCGATAATAGTTTTGATATGATGAAGCAACTCCATACCAGTTATCCATACATCAGAGGATTCAGGCTATCACGAAATTTTGGTCATCAAGCTGCGGTCAGGACAGGTCTGTCATTGTGTCAAGGAGATTATATCGCAATTATTGATGATGATTTGCAGGATCCTCCGTCATTGTTATCGGGGTTTTTTAAATACCTGGATGAAGGTTTTGATGTGGCTTATGGTGTGCGCAGAAAAAGGAAAGAATCATGGTTCAAGGTATATGCGTATAATGCTTTTTATCGAATCTTAAAAATATTAAGCGATATCGATATGCCTTTAGATACTGGGGATTTCTGTGTCATGAAGAAAGAAGTAGTGAAACAAATGTTGCAACTGAGTGAACAAAATCCATTCTTGCGCGGGATACGAGCCTGGGTGGGATTTAAACAGACAGGGGTTGAATATGAACGTTCAGAGCGCCTTGCTGGGGAATCAGGGTATAGTATAAAAAAACTGTTTAAAATTGCATTTGATGGAATATTTTCTTTTTCAAGAGTCCCTTTACGAATAATCACAATTATAGGAACTCTTGGGTTAATCATTACTGTGAGTTATACCAGTTATATTTTGATTAAATATTTTTCAATTGGTGTTGTTCAACCAGGTTTTGTAACTCTGATTATTATGATCATGTTTTTTGGTTCATTAAACTTGGCCTGCGTGGGAATTTTAGGTGAATATATTTCCAGAATATATTCAGAAACGCAGAGGCGACCTCATGCAATTATTGCTGAATGTATAGACTGA
- a CDS encoding type 1 glutamine amidotransferase, whose protein sequence is MAKIHYLQHVPFETLSAIEAWGLKSGHIFTSTKLFQNQPLPSIRNMDAVIILGGPMGVHDDKLFPWLVEEKLWIEQVLKQGKPVLGICLGSQILASVLGSKVYKNSHKEIGWFPVTWKPEAKNISCFKELDSPFTVFQWHGDTFDIPNGAIHLATSDGCQNQAFLYQEKVLALQFHMEATPESVRILADECENELVDGQSYIQNKNQIINTTQYYSAIHHSMENCLNYLFSN, encoded by the coding sequence ATGGCAAAGATTCACTATTTACAGCATGTCCCCTTTGAAACATTATCAGCAATTGAAGCATGGGGACTAAAGTCAGGTCATATATTCACATCTACCAAATTATTTCAGAATCAACCTCTGCCTTCTATAAGAAACATGGATGCGGTTATTATATTGGGTGGACCTATGGGGGTTCATGATGATAAATTATTTCCTTGGTTAGTGGAGGAAAAGCTTTGGATTGAACAAGTATTGAAGCAGGGTAAACCTGTTTTGGGAATATGTCTTGGGTCTCAAATATTGGCGAGCGTCTTGGGATCTAAAGTATATAAAAATTCCCATAAGGAAATTGGCTGGTTTCCTGTAACATGGAAGCCTGAAGCAAAAAATATTTCATGCTTTAAAGAATTGGATTCTCCGTTTACAGTCTTTCAATGGCATGGTGATACGTTTGATATTCCCAATGGTGCGATACATTTGGCAACCAGTGATGGTTGCCAAAATCAGGCATTTTTATACCAGGAAAAAGTGTTGGCATTACAGTTTCATATGGAAGCCACACCTGAAAGTGTCCGTATTCTTGCCGATGAATGTGAAAATGAATTGGTTGACGGACAATCATATATTCAAAACAAAAACCAGATCATCAATACAACCCAGTACTATTCTGCAATCCATCATTCAATGGAAAATTGCTTGAATTATCTTTTCTCCAATTGA
- the der gene encoding ribosome biogenesis GTPase Der, with the protein MKKKLPVISIIGRPNVGKSSFLNKVQRKRTAIVDDMPGVTRDRNYSIINYDDYEFILVDTAGMDNPESSLLSAQIHQQIEVAIEESDAIIVMSDVNNGWTSYDNEMLYFCKKFNKPVFLVVNKVDNEKRRNESYEFFNSGEKINTISCAHNIGIEQLLEDINQIIPLKAVETNDEDEDSCHIAIVGKPNAGKSSLVNMILGQQRMIVGDEAGTTRDSVDVKFKYQDKNFVLIDTAGIKKKMKVNSKIEHYSIVTSIKSIERSDIVLLIIDSVEGITDQVMRIAGDVSQRKKGIIIVFNKIDLLALENYKKTLLDDFDYKMKFVDYAPIVFVSAKNGENMNNIFKAIDKVRQQLNRHIKTHDFNEILIKIVNRHQPSIKGPTRVKIFYGSQIKSKPPTFVLKTNHPDRIDEAYKKYIIHQIRHHFDFTGCPIELIFKN; encoded by the coding sequence ATGAAAAAAAAATTACCAGTGATTTCAATAATTGGGCGTCCTAATGTCGGCAAGTCTTCATTTCTGAATAAAGTTCAGCGAAAAAGAACTGCTATTGTTGATGACATGCCAGGGGTAACAAGAGATAGAAATTATTCCATTATCAATTATGATGACTACGAATTCATCTTGGTAGATACCGCTGGAATGGATAATCCGGAATCATCATTATTATCGGCACAAATACATCAACAAATTGAGGTTGCTATAGAGGAATCAGATGCTATTATTGTGATGTCTGATGTCAATAATGGATGGACCTCGTATGACAATGAAATGCTATATTTCTGTAAAAAATTTAACAAACCTGTTTTTCTGGTTGTTAATAAAGTAGATAATGAAAAACGCAGAAATGAAAGCTATGAATTCTTTAATTCAGGTGAAAAAATAAATACTATTTCATGTGCGCATAACATTGGAATTGAACAATTATTGGAGGATATCAATCAAATTATTCCATTAAAAGCTGTTGAAACCAATGATGAAGATGAGGATTCATGCCATATTGCTATTGTGGGAAAGCCAAATGCCGGGAAATCATCGTTAGTCAATATGATCTTAGGTCAACAGCGGATGATTGTTGGTGATGAAGCTGGAACAACCCGTGATTCAGTAGATGTGAAATTCAAATATCAGGATAAGAATTTTGTTTTAATTGATACTGCGGGTATCAAAAAAAAGATGAAAGTAAACTCTAAAATCGAACATTACAGTATTGTTACTTCTATCAAATCCATAGAACGATCGGATATTGTTTTACTTATAATTGATTCTGTTGAAGGTATCACAGACCAGGTTATGCGGATCGCAGGTGATGTTTCTCAAAGAAAAAAAGGGATAATTATTGTTTTTAACAAAATTGATCTTCTAGCTTTAGAAAATTATAAAAAAACGTTACTGGACGATTTTGATTACAAAATGAAATTTGTTGATTATGCTCCAATTGTATTTGTCAGTGCTAAAAATGGTGAAAATATGAATAATATATTTAAGGCCATTGACAAAGTTCGCCAGCAACTGAATAGACATATTAAAACACATGATTTTAATGAAATTTTGATCAAAATTGTAAATCGACATCAACCATCAATCAAGGGTCCGACTAGAGTAAAAATTTTCTATGGCAGTCAAATTAAATCAAAACCACCTACATTTGTATTGAAAACTAATCATCCGGACAGGATTGATGAGGCTTACAAAAAATATATAATCCATCAGATAAGACATCATTTTGATTTTACAGGGTGTCCAATTGAATTGATTTTCAAAAATTAA
- the gyrB gene encoding DNA topoisomerase (ATP-hydrolyzing) subunit B, whose amino-acid sequence MTQETTDYGATQITHLKGLEAVRKRPGMYIGGIDLTALHHLVFEIVDNSVDEALAGHCDTIEVIIHSDNSITVQDNGRGIPIGMHQEGISALELIMTTLHAGGKFDSNSYKVSGGLNGVGASVVNALSIKMVVEVEREGFLWKQEYSKGIPVTELQRIRESSKHGTKTTFLPDSSIFPEIVFNFETLSQRLRELAFLNKGISIIIRDDIHDKVHEFKYEGGIISFIEHLNMNKTVLHPEPVYVCGKSENLEIDVAFQYNDTYNERVYSFVNNINTMEGGTHLSGVKGGLTRTFNNYATANNIQLKENLSGEDVREGIALVVSIRLGNPQFESQKKIKLTNVEVKGKVENLVTEHLSTFFEENPVVAKKLLEKAVDAQKARIAAKTARELTRRKNALEISSLPGKLADCQERDPALSELFLVEGDSAGGSAKQGRDRKNQAILPLKGKILNVEKARFDKMLGSDEIRTMITALGTGIGKDDFDISKLRYHKIIIMTDADIDGSHILTLVLTFFYRQMPEILEKQHLYIAQPPLYKIKKGKEEFYVLNDDQLSEKLIELSSKKLKVMIGENEITGENLAKLSKDLYHHYESLNKISHNPNLLDLIDILLKKEIKLDDNEIKLLEQLVEISKKIEGIQIDINEETEQVTIESEGKIIKIAESGLESLDLYEYNILFNQYNKLKSILGKDTVNIIEDNGQSHIFQDWKEIKEFLLSYGKKGVYIQRYKGLGEMNPEQLWDTTLNPEKRALKKVIVEDLVESDSMFTILMGDQVEPRRLFIEENALRVKNLDV is encoded by the coding sequence ATGACACAAGAAACAACAGACTATGGTGCAACGCAAATTACTCATTTAAAGGGGCTGGAAGCTGTCAGAAAACGTCCAGGGATGTATATTGGCGGAATTGATCTTACTGCGCTACATCATCTGGTCTTTGAAATTGTAGATAATAGTGTGGATGAAGCGTTGGCAGGTCATTGTGATACGATTGAGGTAATAATTCATTCTGATAACAGCATTACAGTTCAGGATAATGGAAGAGGAATACCCATCGGTATGCATCAGGAAGGAATTTCCGCATTAGAATTAATCATGACCACACTACATGCAGGCGGAAAGTTTGATTCCAACAGTTATAAGGTTTCTGGAGGATTGAATGGTGTGGGTGCATCAGTTGTGAATGCTTTGTCAATCAAGATGGTTGTTGAAGTTGAAAGAGAAGGGTTTTTATGGAAACAGGAATATTCAAAAGGTATTCCTGTTACAGAACTTCAACGTATAAGGGAAAGTTCAAAGCATGGCACAAAAACAACATTTTTACCGGACTCTAGCATATTTCCTGAAATCGTTTTTAATTTTGAAACATTATCTCAGCGTTTAAGAGAACTGGCGTTTTTAAATAAAGGGATAAGCATCATAATCCGAGATGATATCCATGATAAAGTGCATGAATTTAAATATGAAGGTGGGATTATTTCATTTATTGAACATTTAAATATGAATAAAACAGTGTTACATCCTGAGCCTGTTTATGTTTGTGGCAAATCAGAGAATCTGGAAATTGATGTAGCATTTCAATACAATGATACCTATAATGAAAGGGTTTATTCCTTCGTTAATAATATTAATACAATGGAAGGAGGAACTCATTTATCAGGTGTGAAAGGTGGTTTAACCAGAACATTTAATAATTATGCAACAGCAAACAATATACAGTTAAAGGAAAATTTATCAGGGGAAGATGTCAGAGAGGGAATTGCATTAGTTGTCAGTATTCGTCTGGGTAATCCCCAGTTTGAATCTCAGAAAAAAATCAAATTAACCAATGTGGAAGTGAAGGGAAAAGTTGAGAATTTGGTCACAGAGCATTTATCAACTTTTTTTGAAGAAAATCCTGTTGTTGCAAAAAAACTTCTTGAAAAAGCAGTGGATGCTCAAAAAGCAAGGATTGCAGCAAAAACAGCTAGAGAACTGACAAGAAGAAAAAATGCTCTTGAAATAAGTTCATTACCAGGAAAATTAGCAGATTGCCAAGAAAGAGATCCTGCCCTGAGTGAATTGTTTCTTGTAGAAGGTGATTCTGCTGGAGGATCCGCAAAGCAGGGACGGGATCGGAAAAATCAGGCAATATTGCCCTTGAAAGGTAAAATATTGAATGTTGAAAAAGCACGTTTTGATAAGATGCTGGGGAGCGATGAAATCAGAACAATGATTACCGCATTGGGAACAGGGATTGGAAAAGATGATTTTGATATATCAAAGCTTCGATACCATAAAATTATTATAATGACGGATGCTGATATTGATGGAAGTCACATATTGACGTTGGTACTAACTTTCTTTTATCGTCAAATGCCAGAAATCCTTGAAAAACAACACCTGTATATTGCCCAACCACCATTGTATAAGATAAAAAAAGGTAAGGAAGAATTTTATGTTTTAAATGATGACCAGTTATCAGAAAAACTAATTGAGTTGTCTAGTAAAAAATTAAAAGTAATGATTGGTGAAAATGAAATTACTGGAGAAAATTTAGCTAAGTTATCTAAAGATCTATATCATCATTATGAATCATTAAATAAAATATCTCATAATCCTAATCTATTGGATTTGATAGATATTTTGTTAAAAAAAGAAATTAAACTGGATGATAATGAAATTAAACTCCTGGAACAATTGGTTGAAATTTCTAAAAAAATTGAGGGTATCCAAATTGACATTAATGAGGAAACAGAACAGGTGACTATTGAATCTGAAGGAAAAATAATAAAAATTGCAGAATCTGGATTGGAAAGTCTGGATTTGTATGAATACAATATTTTATTCAATCAATATAATAAATTAAAGAGTATACTAGGTAAAGATACGGTCAATATCATTGAAGATAATGGGCAAAGTCATATATTTCAGGATTGGAAAGAAATTAAGGAGTTTTTATTAAGCTATGGTAAAAAAGGTGTTTACATTCAAAGATACAAAGGGTTAGGCGAAATGAATCCTGAGCAATTGTGGGACACAACGCTAAATCCTGAAAAAAGAGCATTAAAAAAAGTTATTGTAGAAGATCTGGTTGAATCGGACTCAATGTTTACAATATTGATGGGAGATCAAGTTGAACCACGGAGGCTATTTATTGAAGAAAATGCATTAAGAGTTAAAAACCTGGATGTCTAA
- the recF gene encoding DNA replication and repair protein RecF (All proteins in this family for which functions are known are DNA-binding proteins that assist the filamentation of RecA onto DNA for the initiation of recombination or recombinational repair.) codes for MVIRELELINYRNYTHTFIKFSPQNNIFWGENGQGKTNIIEAIFFLCNLSSFRTNKLDHLIKNTREYCVINAKIENKQVLQFVKILITKKGKKIWLDNTPSKKASSYIQAYFALSFAPDDSQIFKTSSVERKKIFDRAISVISSGYIHELQEYINVIEQKNKLLKTKDISQLHIWNNLLSKFGKIITVKREKFVKEINEKISQIFFALTGRFELLKLNYEPSILDTDSWEDKLFEYKEKELRYGYSLIGPHKDNYQLFMDEYEDRIFFSKGELKISCLALKLAVNQIFIDRYQIIPILVIDDIFSELDQNIAKNLMSYLSSLPNQIFVTSTYLTNDVSLNFTKFRVINAELSCE; via the coding sequence ATGGTAATTAGAGAACTGGAATTAATAAATTATAGAAATTACACTCACACTTTCATAAAATTTTCTCCTCAAAATAATATTTTTTGGGGAGAAAATGGTCAGGGAAAGACAAATATTATTGAGGCAATATTTTTTTTATGCAATCTATCATCGTTCCGTACAAATAAGCTGGATCATTTAATTAAAAACACTCGAGAATATTGCGTTATTAACGCAAAAATTGAAAATAAACAGGTATTACAATTTGTTAAAATATTAATTACCAAAAAAGGTAAAAAAATATGGCTGGATAATACACCCTCTAAAAAAGCATCCAGTTATATCCAGGCATATTTTGCTCTCTCATTTGCCCCTGATGACTCACAAATCTTCAAAACATCTTCAGTTGAAAGAAAAAAAATATTTGACAGAGCAATTTCTGTAATTTCATCAGGATATATTCATGAACTGCAAGAATATATCAATGTGATTGAACAGAAAAATAAGCTTCTAAAAACAAAGGATATTTCTCAACTGCACATTTGGAATAATTTATTGAGCAAGTTTGGGAAAATAATCACTGTGAAACGAGAAAAATTCGTCAAAGAAATAAATGAAAAAATTTCCCAGATTTTTTTTGCATTAACAGGTAGATTTGAACTGCTAAAATTAAATTATGAACCATCAATTCTTGATACTGATTCTTGGGAAGATAAATTGTTTGAATATAAGGAAAAAGAGTTGAGATATGGATATTCCTTAATTGGACCTCACAAGGATAATTATCAGCTTTTTATGGATGAGTATGAAGATCGAATTTTTTTTTCAAAGGGAGAGCTTAAAATTAGTTGTCTTGCACTAAAATTAGCAGTTAACCAAATTTTTATTGATCGTTACCAAATTATCCCTATTTTGGTTATTGATGATATTTTTTCTGAATTAGATCAAAATATTGCAAAAAATCTGATGAGTTATTTGAGTAGCTTGCCAAATCAAATTTTTGTTACTTCCACTTATCTTACAAATGACGTATCCCTGAATTTTACAAAATTTAGAGTGATAAACGCAGAATTATCATGTGAATAA
- the dnaN gene encoding DNA polymerase III subunit beta has protein sequence MEIKIKKELLKDALQNIISIIDKSSVKPILSNFLLKSIENHEQYTIEFSATDHEISILEYFSAEVIESGSICISAKKLYDICKEFQGDTIHIKSTEQLWIHITSDSSELKLPSVEVGLYPQTVIEELPEKLIISSDELKKCIDATLYASQTNESRRNLMGVCLSSYNGRTRWLSTDGHRLAQAYGTSQIENKNFSEVIIPRKALSEVRKAIHLFDESIEISFDEHTLQFSGKSVVFKTRLIEGKFPNCDPIIPKDNPLIAIMDRERLVNALRIVSSITNEKMKPVKFIFGNNKLRIESEKADYGEVCDEMDIDYNNESMQIGFNARYVLDSLNVVQHTQVRIDLKTSMAPGLIRSPENDDCISVIMPLRIEW, from the coding sequence ATGGAAATTAAGATAAAAAAAGAATTATTAAAAGATGCTTTACAAAACATTATTTCCATCATTGATAAAAGTTCCGTAAAACCTATCTTGTCAAACTTCTTACTTAAAAGCATCGAAAATCATGAACAATATACCATAGAGTTTTCTGCTACTGATCATGAAATATCAATTTTGGAATATTTTTCTGCTGAAGTTATAGAATCTGGAAGTATCTGTATAAGTGCAAAAAAACTATATGATATCTGCAAAGAATTCCAAGGGGATACTATACATATCAAATCTACTGAACAACTATGGATACATATAACAAGTGATTCATCTGAACTGAAATTGCCATCAGTCGAAGTAGGTCTCTATCCTCAAACAGTTATAGAAGAATTGCCAGAAAAACTAATCATATCTTCGGATGAATTAAAAAAATGTATAGACGCAACATTATATGCTTCACAGACAAATGAATCGCGCAGAAACTTAATGGGGGTTTGTTTATCTAGTTATAATGGAAGAACGAGGTGGCTTTCAACGGATGGTCATAGACTAGCACAAGCATATGGAACATCACAAATTGAGAATAAAAATTTTTCAGAAGTAATAATTCCGAGAAAAGCTTTATCAGAAGTTAGAAAAGCTATACATTTATTTGATGAAAGCATTGAAATAAGTTTTGACGAACATACACTCCAATTTTCAGGAAAGTCTGTGGTGTTTAAAACAAGATTAATAGAAGGAAAATTTCCAAATTGTGATCCAATTATACCTAAAGATAACCCATTGATTGCTATTATGGATAGAGAACGTTTGGTAAATGCCCTTCGTATTGTTTCATCAATTACCAATGAAAAAATGAAGCCAGTCAAATTTATTTTTGGGAATAATAAATTAAGAATTGAAAGTGAAAAAGCAGATTATGGTGAAGTCTGTGATGAAATGGATATTGATTATAATAATGAATCAATGCAGATAGGTTTCAATGCAAGATACGTATTGGATTCATTGAATGTAGTTCAACACACTCAAGTGAGAATTGACTTAAAAACTTCAATGGCTCCTGGATTAATAAGATCTCCAGAGAATGATGATTGCATCTCTGTGATAATGCCTTTAAGAATTGAATGGTAA